A stretch of DNA from Microbacterium sp. LWS13-1.2:
CACGAAGGAGACGCCGCGCAGCGTCGCGCGGCTGTCGGCGGCGGCATCCGGGTAGCGGAACACGACGTCGCGGAACTCGATGCGGCCGAGCGGGCCCGGCGCCTCCGCGACGTCGATGGCGTCGGGGTCGTCGCGGATCGCCGGCACGAGGTCGAGGTACTCGAAGATGCGCGCGAACAGCGCCGACGAGGTCTGCAGGTCGAGCGAGACGCGCATCAGGCCCATGAGCGGCATGAGCAGCCGCGCCTGCACGGTGGTGAACGCCACGATCGTGCCGGCGGTGATGGCATCGCTCCCGCCGCCGATCAGATACCCCGAGACGAGGTAGATGATCGCGGGGACACTCGCCATGATGACCTGCACGACCGCGAAGAAGCCCTGGCCGCTCATCGCGCGCCGCACCTGCAGGCGCACCTGGTTGAGGTTCTCGTCGGCGTAGCGCGTCGCCTCGGTGCGCTGCCGGTTGAACGACTTCGACAGCAGGATGCCCGAGACGCTCAGCGTCTCCTGCGTGATCGCCGTCAACTCCGACAGCGACTCCTGCGTCTCGCCGGCGATGCGCGCCCGCACCTGGCCGACGCGGCGCTGCACGAGCACCAGGACGGGCATGAGGACGACGGCGATGATGGTCAGCCGCCAGTCGATGAGGATCATGGCGACGAGCGAGGCGACGACCGTGACGGTGTTGCCGAGGATGCTCGTCACGGTGTTCGTCAGCACGCCGGAGACGCCGCCCACGTCGTTCTGCAGGCGCGACTGGATGACGCCGGTCTTGGTGCGGGTGAAGAAGCCGAGCTCCATCGACTGCAGGTGGTCGAACAGCTTCACGCGCAGATCGCCCGTGACGCGGTTGCCGACGGTGGACGTGAGCCAGGTCTGGACCACCCCGAGCCCCGCCGAGAGCAGGAACAGCGCGATCATGGCGACCACGAGCTTCCACAGCAGCCCGAGGTCGGGCGCCGATCCGTCCAGCGGGAACAGCGCGTCGTCGAACACCCGCTGCACCAGCAGCGGCGGGATGACGGCGATCCCCGCCCCCGCGACGACCAGGAAGCCGGTGATGACGATCGACCACTTGTACGGCCGGAAGAGCCCGACGACCCGCTTGCCCAGATCGGGGATCTCCGGCGCCTCGGCGTTCGCCCGCCGCTGCGCGTCGGTGTCGACCGGCCGGAAGCCGGGGTGCCCGCCCCCGCCTCCGCCCCCACCGCCGCGCATGCTCACATGGCCAGCCTAATGAGCGCCGCCGACGCTAGGCTCGTGCCATGACCTCGACTCCCGACGCCCCCGAACACGACGGCAGCGACCTCGCCGAGCTGCGCGAGGAGATCGACGCCCTCAAGGCCATCCCGCACGAGGAGATCGTCAACCCGCTCCCGAAGAACCTCGAGGACCGCGAACCCGAGGCCGAGCCGACCGACGCGATCGGCTCGGAGCGGTGGGACGACACGGAGCCGCGGCGCTCCGGCAGCTGATCCGCACGGTCGCCCCGACGCCGGCCGACGTTCCCTGAATCGGGAATGGGATGTCGGAACCTGAGGTTATGGTGAGAGCTTGCCATCCTCGGGTGGCACTTCGCTGTCCATCCGAGCCTCGAGGAGACGACCTATGGCCGCCATCGATACGACCCCCGGAACGGGCAGCATCGCCGCTGTCCCCCGAGCCACCGCGCCGGGCACCACACCCAAGCTCGGTCCCCGTGAGAGCCGCGTCATCTGGCTGCTCCTCGCCGCCGCGTTCGTCGCGATCCTCAACGAGACCACGATGGGCGTCGCGATCCCGCACCTCATCACCGACCTCGGCATCACGGCGCTGGCCGCGCAGTGGCTGACGACCGCCTTCATGCTGACCATGGCCGTGGTCATCCCGATCACCGGCTTCCTGCTGCGCCGATTCACCACGCGAACGATGTTCGTCGCCGCGATGGGGCTGTTCTCGACGGGAACGCTCCTCGCGTTCCTGTCGCCGGGCTTCCCGATGCTGCTCGTCGCGCGCGTCGTGCAGGCGTCCGGCACCGCCATCATGATGCCGCTGCTCATGACGACCCTCATGACCGTCGTGCCGGCCGCCATCCGCGGCCGCATGATGGGCCGCGTCAGCATCGTGATCTCGCTCGCTCCGGCGATCGGCCCGACCCTCGCGGGCGCCATCCTCAACAACTTCGAGTGGCGCTGGATCTTCGGCATCGTGCTGCCCATCGCGATCGTCGCCCTCGTCGTCGGTGCGCGCTGGATCCACAACCTCGGCGAGACGACGCACGCGCGCATCGACATCCTCTCGGTTATCCTCTCGGCGCTCGGCTTCGGTGGCCTGGTCTTCGGCCTCAGCCAGCTGGGCGCCGGTGGTCACGGCACCGGAGCGGATGCCGCGGCCGCGAGCGCCGCCTCGACCACGACGCTCGTCGTGTCGCTGTCGGTGGGCGTCGTCGCGCTGGGCCTGTTCGGCTGGCGCCAGCTCGTGCTGCAGCGCAAGGACGACGCGCTGCTCGACCTGCGCGTGTTCCGCAGCGCGAACTTCTCGCTGTCGATCGGCCAGATGGCGATCATGTCGATGGCGTTCTTCGGCGCCATCACCGTGGTTCCGCTCTACGTCCAGGACGTGTTGCAGGTCGACCCGCTCACCACGGGCCTCGTGGTGCTGCCGGGAGCGATCGCGATGGGTCTCGCCGGCCCGTTCATCGGTCGCATCTACGACCGCTGGGGCACGACGGTGCTGCTGGTGCCCGGCGCCGTGATCACGAGCGCGATGCTGTGGTTCTACACGAGCTTCGGCTCCGCGACGCCGGTGTGGCTGGTCGCGGTGGCGCAGACGGTGCTGTCGATCGGCCTGGCGCTGTCGTTCACGCCGCTCTTCACGGCGTCGCTCGCGTCGCTGCAGCCGAAGTTCTACTCGTACGGCTCGGCGGTCGTCGGCACCGTGCAGCAGGTCGCGGGTGCCGCCGGCATCGCGCTGATGTTCGGCGTGATGGCCGCAGCGACCGCCGGCGCGACATCGTCGGGCGCCGATGAGATCGCCGCGGGTGCGGCCGGAACGCACGCCGCGTTCCTCACCGCCGCATTCCTGTCGCTGCCGCTGCTCGTCGGCGCATTCCTCATCCGCAAGCCGGCCGACCAGCCGATGGGCGCGCCCATGGGGCACTGATCGCGCAGCCGCGCCGTTCCCGGTATCAGGCAGACGCCCCACCCCTCGACAGGGGGTGGGGCGTCCGCCATTCTGGTTGCGCCCGAATCCGACGGGAAGGCACGACAATGATCGTCAGCACCCCAGACCTCGACGGCGCCGCAGGCCATGTCGCCGACATGTACGACAGCGACCTGAGCGGCGACGGCTTCGTCTTCGCATACACCCGGGCGATGGCGGTGAACCCCGAGGCCCACCAGGCCTTCGAGACCCTGATACGGGCGATCGTGCCGTCGATCGGCCTGCGCACCTACGAACTCGCTACGCTCGGCGCGGCGCGCGCGATCGGCTCGGAGCACTGCCTCCTCGCGCACGGGCGCAGGAGTCTGCGTGCCGGCCTGTTCGACGAGGACCAGCTGGCGCAGCTCGCCCGCGACGGCGTCGGGGCCGACCTCGACGAGCGAGACCGTGCCGTGGTCGCCTACTCCGAGAAGCTGTCGACGGATGCCGCGGCCATGACAGACGCCGACTCCGGCCGCCTGCGCGAGGTGGGGTTCACGGACCGCGAGATCGTCGACATCACTCTCGCCGCGGCCGCGCGCAACTTCTTCAGCCGGGCGCTGCTCGCTCTGGCCGTTCCGGTCGACGACGTGCCGGGGCTCACCTCGGAGCTCATCGCGGCGTTGCGATCACCGGGCGAGGCGGCGCGCCTCAGTGGTGGATGACCGCCTTCAGCAGGATGAGCACTCCGCCGAACGCGGCGGTGACCACGGCGCTGACGATGCGCGGCAGCCAGTGTGTGCTCCAGCGCGCCACGGCGATCCACCCCAGTGCTCCGAGGAGCACGGTGTTGACGATGAGCGCCACCCAGAGGGCGAGGCTGTCGTCGATCACCCGTGTCGCTCCGAGGAGCAGGATGATGAGCGGAGGCACCGCGGCGAGGAGCATGCCGCCCGATTGATGGGCGGAGGCGCGAAGGCTTGCGCGCAGCCCGGCCTTCCCGTCCGTGGCGGCCAGGCGACCGAGCGTGCCGGCGAAGACGTGGGCGGCGAAGAACACGACCACCGTGACACCGACGGTGATCAGGGCGTCGACGGCCGTGCCGGTCGAGGATCCGCTGACGACGATCATGCCCGAGACCAGGATCAGTCCGTAGATCGCCTCCTCCGACATGAGGATGCGACCCACGCGCGGCGTGATCTGGAGCTGTTCGTCGGTCATCGACGGCGCGTCGCGGTGTTCGGGAGCGTCAGGTCAGTCGATGCTGCAGCTGCCGCCGCCGCAGCACGAGCCCGCGGAGTCGACGACGGTGAGGAGGTTCTTGTCGTCGGGAATCGGCGCGAGCGTGACAGGGGCAGGCTGCTGCGAAGTCGTCATGCCGTCCATGCTACCCAGGTCCGCGGACCACGAGGACGCTCCGCGCGCGATGTCAGAGCGGCGCTCCGCCGTTCTGACAGGTGGGGCAGTACTGCGCGGGCGTGCCGGAGAACGTGAGATCGAGGATCGTGTCGCCGCAGACCGGGCATGCGTCACCGCTGCGCCCGTGCACGCGCATCGCGGCGACCTTCTGCGCCTTCAACTGGTCGATCGGCACTCCGCTCCGAGCGGCGATGGCATCTCGGACCGTCGTCACCGTCGCCTCGAACAGGCGATCGGTCGCCGCTCCGTCGAGGGCCGCGGCGTGCGTCACCGGCGACTGGCGGGCGAGATGGAGGATCTCGTCGGAGTAGGCGTTGCCGATGCCCGCGAGCGACTCCTGCTCCTGGAGGATGGCCTTGACCTGCTTCCGGCGCCCGCCGAGTGCAGCGTCGAACTGGGCGCGGGTGAAGGCGGGATCAGCCGGATCGGGGCCGAGCTTCGCGATCGCGGGGACCTCGTCGGCGCGGTCGACAACGAACAGGCCGAGCGACACCCAGGATCCGGCATCCGTCACCTGCAGCGAGACGTCGCCCGACAGGTCGAGCGTGGCGAGGGCCGGCGGCGCCTCGGCCGGCAGGTCGGCGCCCCCTGAGTCTGTGCGGAGCCAGCGCATCCACCCGTGACGGCCGAGCGACACCACGAGACTCTTCTCATCGAGGAGGAGTTCGACATGCTTGCCATGACGCACCGCACCGGTGATGGTGCGTCCGGCGATGCCGGCGGGCGGCGCGTTGCGCGTCTTGACCGTGCGGAACTCCAGCACATCGACGGCGCGGATCTCACGACCGGATGCCTCGTCGGCGAGGAACCGCGCGAGAGCCTCGACCTCTGGCGACTCAGGCATGGCCCCATCCTGCCACCGGCCGCCGACACGACGATGGCCTCACGCGTGCGCGGGCGGGCGGTGCGGGATCGGATCGGGCTTGAGCGCGCCGAGACTGCGGCACTGCTCCAGCATCTGCACGGCGGCGAGGAAGAGCATCTCCAGCGACGCGAACCGGGCGGTGCCGCAGCCGACCGACACCCAGACGGCTTCGTAGATGCCGTCCTCGCGCAACTCCACATAGGCGACCAGGCTGGACGGATCGCCGCGGTCGATCGCCTGGTCGCGCAGCCGCCACGCGCGATCGGCGAGAGGGGTCAGCACGAGCTGGTGGACGTCGTCGCGCATGTTCGCCTCTGCGCTCTCACTCATGCCTGTCCGCCGGCATGGGTCCCCACCAGGGGTGCTCGAGCCAGGGGCGCTCTCGGCGCCGCTCGGCGGCGTCGCCGCGCGCCGAGCGCTCGCTCGGCCCGGTTGCGCGGGACGATTCCGGCGCCGATGGCTCGTCCGGCGTGGGCCTCTGCACGACGTCCTCGTCGGCGATGGGTTCGGGCATCGTCAACCTCCTGCGCTCTGAGGATGCGGCCTCGCGGCATCCAGGGCAAAGGGGTTGACAGCGGACCTGCGAGCCGTCC
This window harbors:
- a CDS encoding DNA-formamidopyrimidine glycosylase family protein, which codes for MPESPEVEALARFLADEASGREIRAVDVLEFRTVKTRNAPPAGIAGRTITGAVRHGKHVELLLDEKSLVVSLGRHGWMRWLRTDSGGADLPAEAPPALATLDLSGDVSLQVTDAGSWVSLGLFVVDRADEVPAIAKLGPDPADPAFTRAQFDAALGGRRKQVKAILQEQESLAGIGNAYSDEILHLARQSPVTHAAALDGAATDRLFEATVTTVRDAIAARSGVPIDQLKAQKVAAMRVHGRSGDACPVCGDTILDLTFSGTPAQYCPTCQNGGAPL
- a CDS encoding DHA2 family efflux MFS transporter permease subunit, with product MAAIDTTPGTGSIAAVPRATAPGTTPKLGPRESRVIWLLLAAAFVAILNETTMGVAIPHLITDLGITALAAQWLTTAFMLTMAVVIPITGFLLRRFTTRTMFVAAMGLFSTGTLLAFLSPGFPMLLVARVVQASGTAIMMPLLMTTLMTVVPAAIRGRMMGRVSIVISLAPAIGPTLAGAILNNFEWRWIFGIVLPIAIVALVVGARWIHNLGETTHARIDILSVILSALGFGGLVFGLSQLGAGGHGTGADAAAASAASTTTLVVSLSVGVVALGLFGWRQLVLQRKDDALLDLRVFRSANFSLSIGQMAIMSMAFFGAITVVPLYVQDVLQVDPLTTGLVVLPGAIAMGLAGPFIGRIYDRWGTTVLLVPGAVITSAMLWFYTSFGSATPVWLVAVAQTVLSIGLALSFTPLFTASLASLQPKFYSYGSAVVGTVQQVAGAAGIALMFGVMAAATAGATSSGADEIAAGAAGTHAAFLTAAFLSLPLLVGAFLIRKPADQPMGAPMGH
- a CDS encoding ABC transporter ATP-binding protein, producing the protein MRGGGGGGGGGHPGFRPVDTDAQRRANAEAPEIPDLGKRVVGLFRPYKWSIVITGFLVVAGAGIAVIPPLLVQRVFDDALFPLDGSAPDLGLLWKLVVAMIALFLLSAGLGVVQTWLTSTVGNRVTGDLRVKLFDHLQSMELGFFTRTKTGVIQSRLQNDVGGVSGVLTNTVTSILGNTVTVVASLVAMILIDWRLTIIAVVLMPVLVLVQRRVGQVRARIAGETQESLSELTAITQETLSVSGILLSKSFNRQRTEATRYADENLNQVRLQVRRAMSGQGFFAVVQVIMASVPAIIYLVSGYLIGGGSDAITAGTIVAFTTVQARLLMPLMGLMRVSLDLQTSSALFARIFEYLDLVPAIRDDPDAIDVAEAPGPLGRIEFRDVVFRYPDAAADSRATLRGVSFVAEPGQHVAFVGPSGAGKTTVLYLTPRLYEASAGSVLFAGEDVRRLQQESIVDNVGIVSQETYLFHATIRENLRYAKPDATDAELEEACRAANIHHVIERFENGYDTVVGERGYRLSGGEKQRIAIARVLLKDPPVLLLDEATSALDTVSERVVQEALDAAARGRTTLSIAHRLSTVIAADVIHVVEAGRIVESGTHASLLAAGGLYTELAAQQLATTKILEAEDAEPPADHADRRADIPPDLAVVTPDEVLASGRAVIRDADWEED
- a CDS encoding carboxymuconolactone decarboxylase family protein encodes the protein MIVSTPDLDGAAGHVADMYDSDLSGDGFVFAYTRAMAVNPEAHQAFETLIRAIVPSIGLRTYELATLGAARAIGSEHCLLAHGRRSLRAGLFDEDQLAQLARDGVGADLDERDRAVVAYSEKLSTDAAAMTDADSGRLREVGFTDREIVDITLAAAARNFFSRALLALAVPVDDVPGLTSELIAALRSPGEAARLSGG